A window of the Dunckerocampus dactyliophorus isolate RoL2022-P2 chromosome 21, RoL_Ddac_1.1, whole genome shotgun sequence genome harbors these coding sequences:
- the LOC129173972 gene encoding guanine nucleotide-binding protein G(olf) subunit alpha-like, with protein sequence MGCLGGKTEEERLDEKAKREANKKIERQLQKERQAYKATHRLLLLGAGESGKSTIVKQMRILHVDGFNAEEKQQKIQDIRKNVKDAIVTIVSAMSMLTPPVPLGNPGNQFRIDYIKGIAPLSDFEYTEDFFEHAQKLWEDEGVKACYERANEYQLIDCAQYFLDRLDSVRRADYTPTDQDLLRCRVLTSGIFETRFQVDKVNFHMFDVGGQRDERRKWIQCFNDVTAIIFVAASSSYNMVIREDNSTNRLRESLDLFRSIWTNRFLKTISVILFLNKQDVLADKILAGKSKMEDYFPEYANYTVPPDTVPDADEDARVTRAKFFIRDEFLRISTASADGKHYCYPHFTCAVDTENIRRVFNDCRDIIQRMHLRQYELL encoded by the exons ATGGGCTGTCTGGGGGGGAAGACTGAGGAAGAACGACTGGACGAAAAAGCCAAACGAGAAGCCAACAAGAAGATCGAGAGACAGCTACAGAAAGAGCGACAGGCGTACAAAGCCACGCACCGATTGTTACTGCTGG GAGCGGGAGAGTCAGGTAAGAGTACCATCGTCAAGCAGATGAGGATTCTTCACGTGGACGGTTTCAACGCTGA AGAGAAGCAGCAGAAGATTCAAGACATCAGAAAGAATGTGAAGGACGCCATTGTG ACCATAGTGTCCGCCATGAGCATGTTGACGCCGCCCGTTCCTCTTGGTAACCCTGGTAACCAGTTCAGAATTGACTACATCAAAGGCATCGCACCACTATCTGACTTTGAATACACcgag GACTTTTTTGAGCATGCTCAGAAGCTTTGGGAGGACGAGGGCGTGAAGGCGTGCTACGAACGCGCCAATGAGTACCAGCTGATTGACTGCGCTCAGTA CTTCCTGGACAGGTTGGATTCTGTCAGAAGGGCCGACTACACCCCTACTGACCag GATTTGCTGCGCTGCAGAGTTCTCACTTCGGGGATTTTTGAAACCCGCTTCCAAGTGGACAAGGTCAATTTTCA TATGTTTGATGTGGGAGGACAGAGGGATGAACGCAGGAAGTGGATCCAGTGCTTCAATG ACGTGACAGCAATCATCTTTGTGGCGGCGAGCAGCAGCTACAACATGGTGATCCGAGAGGACAACTCCACCAATCGGCTGCGGGAATCTCTGGACCTCTTCAGATCCATTTGGACCAACAG GTTTCTGAAGACCATCTCAGTCATTTTGTTCCTCAACAAACAGGATGTTCTTGCTGATAAAATATTGGCAGGGAAatccaagatggaggattatttCCCGGAGTACGCCAACTACACCGTTCCTCCTGATACTGTTCCGGATGCGGATGAAGACGCCAGGGTGACCAGAGCCAAATTTTTCATCAGAGATGAGTTTCTA AGGATCAGCACAGCGAGCGCCGATGGCAAACATTACTGCTATCCTCACTTCACTTGTGCGGTCGACACCGAGAACATCCGCCGTGTCTTTAACGACTGTCGTGACATCATCCAGAGAATGCACCTGCGGCAATATGAGCTTCTTTGA